DNA sequence from the Saccopteryx leptura isolate mSacLep1 chromosome 4, mSacLep1_pri_phased_curated, whole genome shotgun sequence genome:
ATGCCAGAAGTGGAAGTCCAAACCCTGGTCCCTGTCTGGCATGTGTCTGACAGATGAGCTGAGAGGTAATCGCCCCATTAGCACCGCTGGCAGTCAAGCTGCTGCTTCCTGTCATTTCCTGTGTGACTGagaatctctctctcacacagtcACTCACTCATGCCCACGATACAAAACTTCAGGACACAAGACAGGAGGGAAAGTCTAGAAGGGTCGACCCTGGGGCAAGGAGGTGGCTGGGCCAGCTGCTCTGCAGTCCTATTCCCAGTTACGCCCAGGTCAGCGACAGTGCAGTCCCGTCTCCACTCTGTGATGTCCCATTCTGTCCTCTGGCTGCCTGAGGCACCCAGGGCCAGGACTATGCTTTGTGAATGTACAATGTCAGAGATGGAGGGCCGTGTGCTACCATCCGAGATCCCACCTTGCATGTAAGGTCACCGGTGCCGCCTCACAGAAGAGGAAAACACAGCTAAGTGTGGAAATATGGCTACAAAGGTTGAGTTCCCAACCCATCGAGTAGCAGCATGGGGTCTCATAGGCCCGGCTCCATATGGGCCCGTGATCAGTGGAAACACGCAGGCTTGCACTCACCCCTGGATGCAGAGCGCCAGCACAATGCCATCGTGGCCCTCCAGAGTCTTCTGGCACTTGTAGGTGGTACATGTGTCCCATACCTGCACAGACCAGGGTCAGGGTGGGTCCAGCAAGATTAACCAGGTGCCAAGGGTGGCATTGTGGGAACGAGGAAGCAAGCCAAACTCAGAGAGAAAGCCCTGCCTATGAGAGGAAGACCTGCCCATGGGCGGTACCCACCCACCACCCTGCCAGGCTGCAGAGCCCAACTAAGCAGGACCCCACCTACCTTGATGGTCTTGTCAGAGGAGCCACTGAAGAGCAGGTCCCCCATGGAGTAGACACAGAGACACCAGACAGGGCCCTGGTGGCCCACAAAGGTCCCTTTGCACTTAAAGATCTGCTGTGGGTCATAGGCTGCAGAGAAAGTGGGGGTTGGTGAGGGAAATGGGGGGGGCGGGAGACAGTGGTGGGGGCAGCAGTGGGCCCATACTCACATCCTAGGATGCCCATGTTCAGCCGTGCGTTGATGTGGGACAACTCATCCTGCAAGGCCAAGAGTGGAGGGCATGGTGGCTATGGCTCCACAGTCCCCCTGCCCACCATCCTGAGCTCTGGGACAAGGCAGGTGCAGCAGCAGCCTTCCCCGGCACAGACAACTAATCCTGCCGCAGCCCAGCCCTCGGGACAGTcctgtgtcccccaccccacccagccttCCTGGATCTGTCCCGCGCCTGCTCACATTCAACATGGATGCGTCCCTCCGGAACTCCATGAGGTCCTCGCTCAGCTTACTCTGGTTTTCATCCAGGACATCTGAGTGGCAGGGGAGAGGGTGTGAGGGGCCAGGAGGAGGAGCTTCGCCAGCACCATCTCCGAGCTGGGCTCTCACCGAACTTGAGCTCCAGGCTCTTCTCCAGCTGGTCGATCTTCTCTGAGAGCTTGCCCAGCATAGAGCGCAGGAAGGCGATCTCCTGGTCCTTCTGGGCCAGCGCCACGTGCATCTCGTGGAAGCGGTCATCTGTCTGCTGCAGGAACTCCTTCAGACTCTCAAAGCGGCAGGTTTCCAGGTGCGTCTCATATGTGTCCTGGTTCCCGATGAATGTGCACCTGAAGGGACAGGACAGCTGCCTGCTCCCTTGCTCACCTGCCAGTCCAGTGGgacccttccctctgcctccctgacccCCAAGAATCCCTCTTGAATCCCACTTCTGTGCCCACTGCACCCAGATGGGCCACCATCCTCTCCACACCTGCAAGCCCGCCCACTGTCATTCTCCCACCAGCACCCAGTGGGCCATGTTGCAAGGGATATCCAATCACTTGTTCCCGCACAAAGCTCTTCAAAGGCCCCTCCATGCCCCTCATCAGCCTGGCTCTTTTCCCATCCGCCTCCCTCTGCTCCCAACTCTGGCCATTCGCTCAAGACCACCCCTGCCGGTCCAGCTGTCAAAGCCCTGCCCTGGACTTCACCTGGCTTATGCCCACACATTCATTAGTTTTCATCTTacgccttccctgaccacccccaGCTCCCCAACCGCTGACCCCTTTGCTCCCTGGGGCTCAGCTCTCGCCTTCGCGGCACCTGTACCTCAGTTTGTAATTACATAGTCGACGGTGTGGCTTCTGCTAAGGTCCATCTCCCCAGGGACCCTGGCTGtctccccagtgcctggcacgcaGGTGGATCTCAACAAAGGTTTGCTGAAGGAGGGACTGTGAATGCCAGCCCAGGACCACCCGCCctcctgcccacctgcccctgcccccggGGAGCCCCCTCGAGCCCACCCCCGCCCACTCACCCGTACTTGGAGTGGGGACACTTGATGTGCTCGCACTCCTTGAGGTGGGCCTCCAGGTTCATCTTGAGAAGGGGAGGGCAGCTAGGGTTGTTGGGGCACCGCACAGGCCTGTAGTCACAGCTGCTCTCGTGGTCCCTGGAGGAGGCAGGACACGGCACAGCTGAATGAATCCCCAGGAGTCCTGTTTTTAGTGCCTCTGACTGATGGGGAGCTAGGGGCCGAGGGGGGCACTTACTTCCGGGCACTGAGCTTAATGGTGAAGGGGCATCCTCGGGGGTCCACCTCAAAGACGGTGGGTTTCCCACTCCCCACTGCCCGACAGCCATGCCTGCAGTGGATGCACAGCTCCCCGATCTGCTCGGCCACGGCAATGTTGTTCACCACCACTGTCAGCTTGGCATTGTCCACGGGACACTTCTCTGGAGGGGAGGACATGCTGACCCTGTGGCCCCCAGCCAGCCCCCACCCTGGCAGCTCTGCCCAGGGCACTGTGGCTAGGCTCTGCAGGCAGAGGGCTGTTCCCTGGTGAGCAGCCCGGGACCTGCTCCCACAGCCGGTGGGCTGAGCCTGTCAGTCAGTGCTCGATCCACTCATCTATTTGCCCCTCTATGGTGCTCAGACCGGGAAGGGGTACATGGTCAGGCCATCAGAATGACCCCTGGGTGAATGGAGGCCTCTCAGACGACCTGAGAGTGTGGGACAGGGCCAAAGGAGCTGGGGACAGAGCAGAAGAGGACCCAGCCCTGGGCCAGCAGGGGTGCCTGGAGGGCTCCAAAGGCACCTTGGCCAGACTGCAAGGCAGCAGCAGCCTTGAGAGTGAGGGCGGCCTCCCCCAGGGGGAGCGCGTGCGGGGCCTGGGGAGCCCCAAGTGGTGGCTCTTACTGCTCTGCTTGTCCACATCTTGAGCCTGGCCCAAGTGTACCCAGGGGCCACTGCCACCCACAGCAGAGACACTCTCTGCAGGACTAAGGAGAAGCCGCCGTGCAGCCAGGGGCATGATCAGTGCTTGGACTAGGCTGGGACCTCCCTGAGAGGCCTCCTGCCTAGCTGGGGGAACAAGGTGGCCAGGCCCGGGTCTGAAAGGGCCCTACCTGACTTCAAGGCACATCTTCGACAGAAAGTATGCTGTGGAGACAATGGGTAGAGTTGGGGTGCACCAGCAGTCAACCGCCAGCCCATGTCCACTGCAGAGGGCACCCAAGGGCCGGGCTCCACCCCCCGCCCATGGAGGCGCACAGGTCCGGGGGGGACAGGAGGCTCACCCCGCATGTGGTGATCACAGGGTCCTTGAACACACTGCAGCAGAGCTGGCAGCACAGCTTCACCGAGAGCTGCTCGGCAAACACCAGGGGCTCCTAGACCAAGCAGGGGGTGAGGGTAGGCCCAGGGGTGCGGACAGAGGTGGTggacccagccccaccccctacAGGCCTGGGCCGCCTACTCGAGGGATCACTGCAGCTGGGATATGTCCTAAGAGAAGCCTGCTGGACCTGAACTTGCGGGGGCCCAACCAGGGAGGACCCCTCCAGGCGTGCCCTGATCCTGCCCACACCTCCCCTCTACCTGGGCTGGCAACAAGAAAGGTCCCTGAAGCGGGTCCCTAGGCACCCTCTGGGcggggaggaggaagaacagcCTAGGGAACCTGGCCCGGAGTCCCTGATGGGGACCAGAGAAAATGGGGGTCCCTGATGGGGCCGCATCACTCCCTCATTGTGCCCAAGGGGAAAGTGCCCCTCCGAGCTGCCCCGGCACAGTGAGGGTACCTTGCAGTTGTATGCACTGAGCCCACCCTCTGGCCACCACACCTaccggctcctcctcctcctcaggcagtGAGAACGTGGAGCGCAGAGACATACTGGACTCGGAGTGCAGGGAGCGGACGGAGATGGCCGAGTCAGAGCGGCGTGGAGTGCTGATGGGGGGCTGCAGCATGGAGACAGGCGCCCATCAACCAGGGGGACGGTGCAGACAAGCCCCTGTGTACACTGAGGGCAGTGGGCCCCCCAGGGCCACCCCATCCTAGTGGGTGCTCACTCAGGCTGCAAGGACTGTGGTGTGTGTATGAGAAGCCGGTGCAATGCCCAGGGCCCCTCCTGCCCTGCAGTCCGGGGCTTGCTAAGCCACCCGCTCACATCTGCCAACTTTCTTTGTGTAAATGGAGAGACTTCCTGCTATTCAATTCTGCAAGGACACGCTAagtctgcttcctgcttcccatGAGGGAATGTGGGCTGCGGAGGGGGCATCTCCAGCAGCCAATCCCAGGGCAGCTGCAGCCCCTGACTGCTGGAGCAAAGGGAATGAAGGGCTGACCATGAGAGGCTCCAGGTGTCCACCAGGTGCAGCTGCCAGGGAAGGCAGGGACACCCCCACTGAACCCTGGCCAGGCTTCTGGTGCAGGATGGACCTCACTGGTGCCTGCCTCTGCCAGAGCCACCCAAGATGAGGGTTTGGGGGATTCCTGGGGTGGGAGACTACCCTCCCCTCCAGGCCTGGAACCCTCCAGAAGAGACCCTTTAACAGCATTACTCCCACACTCCCTCGTGCTCGGATGCCTTATTTGTAAGCCACAAACCCTGCTTCCACAAGCCCCTCCTGGTCCCAGCTGCCTTTGAGTCTCTGTGGGTGTGGGGGCTACTGgagccaccccctccccactaGTCCAGGGTATTGGACCAcccggagggagagagggacttAGCTAGGTGGCGGCAGCTCTGCAGAGGCCCAGTCAGTTTCAGGACCCGGCTTTCCCAAGTGAGGACAGCAGAGTCCCCTGTGTCCCTGGTATGCCCACAGACAGTAC
Encoded proteins:
- the TRAF7 gene encoding E3 ubiquitin-protein ligase TRAF7 isoform X2 — encoded protein: MSSGKSAWYNRFSGGPTNLPTPDIATGVRGTPWVRMETTFGPAFSAVTTITKADGTSTYKQHRRTPSSSSTLAYSPRDEEDSMPPISTPRRSDSAISVRSLHSESSMSLRSTFSLPEEEEEPEPLVFAEQLSVKLCCQLCCSVFKDPVITTCGHTFCRRCALKSEKCPVDNAKLTVVVNNIAVAEQIGELCIHCRHGCRAVGSGKPTVFEVDPRGCPFTIKLSARKDHESSCDYRPVRCPNNPSCPPLLKMNLEAHLKECEHIKCPHSKCTFIGNQDTYETHLETCRFESLKEFLQQTDDRFHEMHVALAQKDQEIAFLRSMLGKLSEKIDQLEKSLELKFDVLDENQSKLSEDLMEFRRDASMLNDELSHINARLNMGILGSYDPQQIFKCKGTFVGHQGPVWCLCVYSMGDLLFSGSSDKTIKVWDTCTTYKCQKTLEGHDGIVLALCIQGCKLYSGSADCTIIVWDIQNLQKVNTIRAHDNPVCTLVSSHNMLFSGSLKAIKVWDIVGTELKLKKELTGLNHWVRALVAAQSYLYSGSYQTIKIWDIRTLDCIHVLQTSGGSVYSIAVTNHHIVCGTYENLIHVWDIESKEQVRTLTGHVGTVYALAVISTPDQTKVFSASYDRSLRVWSMDNMICTQTLLRHQGSVTALAVSRGRLFSGAVDSTVKVWTC
- the TRAF7 gene encoding E3 ubiquitin-protein ligase TRAF7 isoform X3; the protein is MSSGKSAWYNRFSGGPTNLPTPDIATGTRMETTFGPAFSAVTTITKADGTSTYKQHRRTPSSSSTLAYSPRDEEDSMPPISTPRRSDSAISVRSLHSESSMSLRSTFSLPEEEEEPEPLVFAEQLSVKLCCQLCCSVFKDPVITTCGHTFCRRCALKSEKCPVDNAKLTVVVNNIAVAEQIGELCIHCRHGCRAVGSGKPTVFEVDPRGCPFTIKLSARKDHESSCDYRPVRCPNNPSCPPLLKMNLEAHLKECEHIKCPHSKYGCTFIGNQDTYETHLETCRFESLKEFLQQTDDRFHEMHVALAQKDQEIAFLRSMLGKLSEKIDQLEKSLELKFDVLDENQSKLSEDLMEFRRDASMLNDELSHINARLNMGILGSYDPQQIFKCKGTFVGHQGPVWCLCVYSMGDLLFSGSSDKTIKVWDTCTTYKCQKTLEGHDGIVLALCIQGCKLYSGSADCTIIVWDIQNLQKVNTIRAHDNPVCTLVSSHNMLFSGSLKAIKVWDIVGTELKLKKELTGLNHWVRALVAAQSYLYSGSYQTIKIWDIRTLDCIHVLQTSGGSVYSIAVTNHHIVCGTYENLIHVWDIESKEQVRTLTGHVGTVYALAVISTPDQTKVFSASYDRSLRVWSMDNMICTQTLLRHQGSVTALAVSRGRLFSGAVDSTVKVWTC
- the TRAF7 gene encoding E3 ubiquitin-protein ligase TRAF7 isoform X1 yields the protein MSSGKSAWYNRFSGGPTNLPTPDIATGVRGTPWVRMETTFGPAFSAVTTITKADGTSTYKQHRRTPSSSSTLAYSPRDEEDSMPPISTPRRSDSAISVRSLHSESSMSLRSTFSLPEEEEEPEPLVFAEQLSVKLCCQLCCSVFKDPVITTCGHTFCRRCALKSEKCPVDNAKLTVVVNNIAVAEQIGELCIHCRHGCRAVGSGKPTVFEVDPRGCPFTIKLSARKDHESSCDYRPVRCPNNPSCPPLLKMNLEAHLKECEHIKCPHSKYGCTFIGNQDTYETHLETCRFESLKEFLQQTDDRFHEMHVALAQKDQEIAFLRSMLGKLSEKIDQLEKSLELKFDVLDENQSKLSEDLMEFRRDASMLNDELSHINARLNMGILGSYDPQQIFKCKGTFVGHQGPVWCLCVYSMGDLLFSGSSDKTIKVWDTCTTYKCQKTLEGHDGIVLALCIQGCKLYSGSADCTIIVWDIQNLQKVNTIRAHDNPVCTLVSSHNMLFSGSLKAIKVWDIVGTELKLKKELTGLNHWVRALVAAQSYLYSGSYQTIKIWDIRTLDCIHVLQTSGGSVYSIAVTNHHIVCGTYENLIHVWDIESKEQVRTLTGHVGTVYALAVISTPDQTKVFSASYDRSLRVWSMDNMICTQTLLRHQGSVTALAVSRGRLFSGAVDSTVKVWTC
- the TRAF7 gene encoding E3 ubiquitin-protein ligase TRAF7 isoform X4; amino-acid sequence: MSSGKSAWYNRFSGGPTNLPTPDIATGVRGTPWVRPGWKRPSGPPFRLSPLSRKPPISTPRRSDSAISVRSLHSESSMSLRSTFSLPEEEEEPEPLVFAEQLSVKLCCQLCCSVFKDPVITTCGHTFCRRCALKSEKCPVDNAKLTVVVNNIAVAEQIGELCIHCRHGCRAVGSGKPTVFEVDPRGCPFTIKLSARKDHESSCDYRPVRCPNNPSCPPLLKMNLEAHLKECEHIKCPHSKYGCTFIGNQDTYETHLETCRFESLKEFLQQTDDRFHEMHVALAQKDQEIAFLRSMLGKLSEKIDQLEKSLELKFDVLDENQSKLSEDLMEFRRDASMLNDELSHINARLNMGILGSYDPQQIFKCKGTFVGHQGPVWCLCVYSMGDLLFSGSSDKTIKVWDTCTTYKCQKTLEGHDGIVLALCIQGCKLYSGSADCTIIVWDIQNLQKVNTIRAHDNPVCTLVSSHNMLFSGSLKAIKVWDIVGTELKLKKELTGLNHWVRALVAAQSYLYSGSYQTIKIWDIRTLDCIHVLQTSGGSVYSIAVTNHHIVCGTYENLIHVWDIESKEQVRTLTGHVGTVYALAVISTPDQTKVFSASYDRSLRVWSMDNMICTQTLLRHQGSVTALAVSRGRLFSGAVDSTVKVWTC
- the TRAF7 gene encoding E3 ubiquitin-protein ligase TRAF7 isoform X5, with the translated sequence METTFGPAFSAVTTITKADGTSTYKQHRRTPSSSSTLAYSPRDEEDSMPPISTPRRSDSAISVRSLHSESSMSLRSTFSLPEEEEEPEPLVFAEQLSVKLCCQLCCSVFKDPVITTCGHTFCRRCALKSEKCPVDNAKLTVVVNNIAVAEQIGELCIHCRHGCRAVGSGKPTVFEVDPRGCPFTIKLSARKDHESSCDYRPVRCPNNPSCPPLLKMNLEAHLKECEHIKCPHSKYGCTFIGNQDTYETHLETCRFESLKEFLQQTDDRFHEMHVALAQKDQEIAFLRSMLGKLSEKIDQLEKSLELKFDVLDENQSKLSEDLMEFRRDASMLNDELSHINARLNMGILGSYDPQQIFKCKGTFVGHQGPVWCLCVYSMGDLLFSGSSDKTIKVWDTCTTYKCQKTLEGHDGIVLALCIQGCKLYSGSADCTIIVWDIQNLQKVNTIRAHDNPVCTLVSSHNMLFSGSLKAIKVWDIVGTELKLKKELTGLNHWVRALVAAQSYLYSGSYQTIKIWDIRTLDCIHVLQTSGGSVYSIAVTNHHIVCGTYENLIHVWDIESKEQVRTLTGHVGTVYALAVISTPDQTKVFSASYDRSLRVWSMDNMICTQTLLRHQGSVTALAVSRGRLFSGAVDSTVKVWTC